In Aricia agestis chromosome 5, ilAriAges1.1, whole genome shotgun sequence, the genomic stretch TGCGCCTTGATGAACGTAGACTTGGCGGTGTACTCGTCCGAGTTCTCGGACTCCGTGCCGCTCAGGGGGATCTCGCAGGGCGCGTAGATGTCGTCCTTGTTCCTCTGCATGCTCGATTTCTCATCGTCCATCCAAATGTTCGTTTTGAAGTTGAACCTGTTCTGGCGGTCCCGGGGCGTCCTCAGGACGACGCGGAAGGTGGAGATGTACGCGGAGAGCAGGACGAACAGGACGCCGGTGACCAGGCTGCCGTACAGGATGGCCGACTCCAGGATGGGCAGGGCGTTCAGGTACAGGGTGCACTTTGTCTCCATGCTCGGGGCGAGAGACGCCAgtttctgaaaataaaaaagtatgtaCTTCACATACATTTGATTCGATATACAGACAAATAAAACTtgataataacaattaaaacaataagtatgttatataaacatttttttctagtTACGTTACTTCTGATTTAATAAACTACTAAAGATACTTACGATATCAAACCAGAGCAGCGGCAGGTAAAGGTTTGAGAAACCTTTCGTGTTCTCGATGCTGTCGATGTTTCCAATGGCCATGTTAATTTGAATTTTGGCACTCAGATCCATGGGGAAACCGGATTTTGGATTAATGTATAACCTGCAAACAGTAAAAATCATGTGATAGGAAATCGATAAGAAATCTTATTATTATGacttaattatgtaatttggcataaatagaATTTTAAGGGCACCTAAACTTAAATGCAACAAAACTTCACTCTATATTTACCTCGTCTCATGCTGCTCTCGATTCGGTGTCAGTCCTTCGACCTTCTCGAACAGAATATCGTCTCCCTTGTAGAAGTGGGGGTAGGACAGGGCGATGGGGAAGCCGTAGTAGCAGTCCGTTACGTCTATAAGACCTTCAGGTAAGCACTTGCCTGTAACAAACAATATATTGATTTAACTTCTGTTGATGTAGAACTTTTCAAACCCAAAGTAACTGCTAAGGTCAATAGCGAGAGACGTGACACTGAACTACATAGCGTGCCAGGTTTAATACGAGGGTGCGCGTgtgggaggaagacaatctgtgcagtgtgcagcctgcgtataatgactgcgtcgtctatgttagtgtcggagtctgtgaattgacctggcaatcattttgctgaccgagtctttcctgggtatgcTTTTTGCAGCTGGCGGAGCCACGGGCGACCgctataatgaatataaatcaaaactgctgaatcgattttaataattttttcagtggctatttatattttgtacccGTGCTAAGCCGGGACGGGTCGCTAGtggtttaataaaattaaccaCGATAATAATGAGACACCCACCTTCCCTACAGAAGCATTTGTTCTCCTCGATGTGTTTGCCGTTGTCCAACATGTGCTCGGGGAAGGTGAACTTATAAACCTCGATGCCATTCTTCACTCCCTCGCCTGTTCTGAtctgaaattataaaaagtcattaaaataaaattacagtaAACACGTATGCTACAAAATCAATGAGAAACAGTATTTCCAGATAGAAGAAGCAATAATTTCGACACTCACCAAGGGCGCGGCTCTGCAAAGACTCTTCCTGAAGAAGAGAACGGTTTCGTTCTCCCCGATGTCTCCCTTGAACTTGGTGCCGTCGGAGGCGTTCTGGACGTTGGAGCAGTGCTTGCCCTCCCACTGCGGCAGGTCGGTGGAGCCCCGGTACGTGTCGATCAGCCCGGAGTAAGACGGGTTCGTCTCGCCCGTGTAGATGGTCTCGTAGTCGCCCTCAAAGTCGTACATCTGTAAACGAGTTGGAGTAAATATTGTGCGTTCTATCAAGTGTTCAAGTATTGTAATCTACTATAGTTGGGTCGAGCCTTCAAGGGTTGTAGCTCGGCAAGACTATCTACAATATATTAGACAGCATTACATGTATAATATGGCATTACACTATGTTTTTCATAAGGCTTATTATAAGAATCTGACTCGATCAATGTTGTCAATCCAGGTAGTTTGTCGATAAAGCCGTGGTAAATCTCGATTATTACTAACAATAAGCAACAAGTTGAGATAACTATTCCGAAAACCATTATTAAGaacttaataattaacaaaacttGTTCACATTCCGAGTGGAATCAAGGCCAGAGCCTGTTATTTGAAATCACAACCGCGCGGTTGTAATTTGGCATTCAAGATTCGATATTTTAATCGCTTTGGCGCTACAATACTTCGCGGCTTGGCGGATCTTTAGATTTTATCTGctattgttttaattattaccTGTTGTTAATTAGCATATtagctttattttattaactattAGCAGGATAGCATCATACAAAACCCATAGGCATATAAAAAATTTCCGTAacttttgtacataatatacctagGTAGGTACCTAGGCATTAGGTCCttattaagaatataatattatgctgaaatTAGCCGGGCTAAATAGCTACTACTACAAGCTTACGTCCATGTTCCAGGTTACTTAGCTTAACCTTTAAAAACTAAAGCCGATTTACAAACagctttaaaaactaaaaatataccGAACAAAGACACATTTGAATTGAGTTTTTCtcgttaaaatttatttttattacctatTGGCTATTGGATATTGGCCTAATCTTTATTCTGcataaaatatgcaaataataataataacgacaCATTTCTAATAAATTTTAACTAGATCCTTTAAAAACAGGTTTTAAAATTTGCAGACACTAAAATTCACTGCGATGCAGAACGGTTTGATTTAGAATCAGCAAGCCGGATTGAGGCTCGGAATTTACCGAATTCGTTTCAGTTTCCTTTTTGAGTATGAATAAATACAACTCTGCCCATTTTCAGCAAACAATGCATTTTAAGGTCACGTACAAATGTATGAAAAAGATTTTCACCATCACTTGTGTCCTTAGGTCTCCCACATATAACTGCGAATaagcatcgcaatgtcatttttattatgagttttgtcaCAGataattcgcagttttgtgtgggagccctataGGTCATAAAATAGTATATAAATGTCGGCGAAATCTTAATAGGTACCGTTTAATTAAGGGTGAGTGATCGTTAATTTAACGATGCCTATCGAGATATCACCGACGTCATGCTACCACGGCGACCGGTGAACACGGTCACTACCGCAGGCAACAACTTACCCGATCAATGAGGCCGAGCTTGTCGAAGTAGATCCAGCCGGGCATGAAGCTGTGTCCGAGCGACATGAGCTTGGACTCGTGGCCCATCATGAACTCGCGCGCCGTCATCTTCAGCAGCGGCCGGCTGTTGGTGAGCCGCACCAGGTTGTTGAGGCCGAAGCGCGTGATGAAGTCCTTCTGGGCCGTCACGTGGGCGATACTCTGGAATGGTGAGGGATCCTTAGCTTGCTAGTTCGGTTGTTCATGAACTTTTGTAATTGGTAGGTATAAAAGCCGCGAATGGCACAAGACAtaacatgtactatcagaaaagttcattcctaggcagatggcggacctaagtaatttggtcgcgttatgtcaaatccaggcgacagatcacaattaactttgaattgacatgatccaccaaatgacgttggtctgtcaactgcctataaatGATTTTATTCGATCGTACTTAAGTAAGTAAAAGTAATTTAGTTtcaaaaatttacaatgtactatgagagaagttgattgctatgcaaatcggggacctaagtagtttggttgcgttatgtcaaacccagctgacagatcacaattaacattgaattgacatattcgaccaaataacgttgtctgtcaattgcatatgaatcaacttcctcgatggtacaatatacactatacatataataaagcCCCTTTTATTCATACAAAGCAATACACTAGATTACGCGTTATTGATTACTGATCATGCAGgtgataatattttgacaaCATAGCAACATGGACTGATACCGGTACTCTGAAATCTCATTAAAGAATTATCACGTGAAAACTAAATGACTCAAAAAGCGCCTAGATCCCACATCTCCGAGACAGCCTGAGAAACGAACCTCGATTCGAGGTACGAAGATTGGGCCCCTCCCGCCAGAGATACAGTTCCCAATAACCTTTCTCTATGATTCGTGTAACCTTTCTCTTTAATCAGTCGAAACTCGCACCGCTGGGTGAggtctttaaacttaattttttattttatttttatttttattttcttaggaaaacttacagctacataataataactataactaaaactattacaaaactgagagccaataacaagtttccactaataaatataaatagtaaCTAAAGCAAAGTGAAAATTAAGCTCTGCATGGCAAGAACTCAAAAGTTGACTTAAATttagaacaataaaattatttgtatacttagtatagattaacttgcgctaaataataataaggttggtaatatatatatatatatatatatatatatatatatatatatatatatatatatatatatatatatatatatatatatatatatatatatatacatacattaacctTACACTGATAAAAGTATGATGTAACTGCTAATATAATTCTTGCTCATATTAAACAAATAGctgtattttatgttttattgatACTAATAAATCTATCAATTCGTTAACATTTTTAGCAGGATATTGCTAGCTCCTAATGAACTGATTAGATCGATTGATCTACCGCACGATCGTACACTGGCTCAATTCATAGCTGGATCTAGCTACTTTTAGTTATAATTTAACATTGTTCGGTACGGATCGGATTTGGTCGTATCGGATCGTGTCATCGGATTTGGAGCTTGATTATAATACCTGCCATATAGCTTCGGTCACACTCTCACAACTCACACAATATTATCAAGAGAATAGCCTGCGATCTAAACAACATTCGCAGCTTGAAAATCCTTTTAAGAGTCTTTTTTTTCTCATAAACCCGAAACTAATTTGATTTTAATAACGAAATATAAATCCAATCAGCTTCGCGATTTAAA encodes the following:
- the LOC121726838 gene encoding scavenger receptor class B member 1-like isoform X1; protein product: MKELLQIWSRVTGRQYASVAEARRDKPQQRRKDRGPAAFEANLSECEELDHKLTDDRNLDDRRDAIIDRLFTRRRSYQAKESKRSFIFLAMGLVALGTALFVQFVHPYDLIFNYKIVLGDGGEIYELWRKPDVNLYTKVYLFNVTNADDYMAGRDSKLKLAEVGPYVYRELLEHSNVTFNENGTLSAIPRHPLVWDEEMSEGHREDDILYMPHIALLSIAHVTAQKDFITRFGLNNLVRLTNSRPLLKMTAREFMMGHESKLMSLGHSFMPGWIYFDKLGLIDRMYDFEGDYETIYTGETNPSYSGLIDTYRGSTDLPQWEGKHCSNVQNASDGTKFKGDIGENETVLFFRKSLCRAAPLIRTGEGVKNGIEVYKFTFPEHMLDNGKHIEENKCFCREGKCLPEGLIDVTDCYYGFPIALSYPHFYKGDDILFEKVEGLTPNREQHETRLYINPKSGFPMDLSAKIQINMAIGNIDSIENTKGFSNLYLPLLWFDIKLASLAPSMETKCTLYLNALPILESAILYGSLVTGVLFVLLSAYISTFRVVLRTPRDRQNRFNFKTNIWMDDEKSSMQRNKDDIYAPCEIPLSGTESENSDEYTAKSTFIKAQSDKIREFGQKLTGKMHGIGGAKLAGDRKNSLIYPDDSLDETNDAYRSDSGDDSDRERRRDTAYLQVVDDGSEFET
- the LOC121726838 gene encoding scavenger receptor class B member 1-like isoform X2; translation: MLIHFNCSFIFLAMGLVALGTALFVQFVHPYDLIFNYKIVLGDGGEIYELWRKPDVNLYTKVYLFNVTNADDYMAGRDSKLKLAEVGPYVYRELLEHSNVTFNENGTLSAIPRHPLVWDEEMSEGHREDDILYMPHIALLSIAHVTAQKDFITRFGLNNLVRLTNSRPLLKMTAREFMMGHESKLMSLGHSFMPGWIYFDKLGLIDRMYDFEGDYETIYTGETNPSYSGLIDTYRGSTDLPQWEGKHCSNVQNASDGTKFKGDIGENETVLFFRKSLCRAAPLIRTGEGVKNGIEVYKFTFPEHMLDNGKHIEENKCFCREGKCLPEGLIDVTDCYYGFPIALSYPHFYKGDDILFEKVEGLTPNREQHETRLYINPKSGFPMDLSAKIQINMAIGNIDSIENTKGFSNLYLPLLWFDIKLASLAPSMETKCTLYLNALPILESAILYGSLVTGVLFVLLSAYISTFRVVLRTPRDRQNRFNFKTNIWMDDEKSSMQRNKDDIYAPCEIPLSGTESENSDEYTAKSTFIKAQSDKIREFGQKLTGKMHGIGGAKLAGDRKNSLIYPDDSLDETNDAYRSDSGDDSDRERRRDTAYLQVVDDGSEFET